DNA from Drosophila suzukii chromosome 2R, CBGP_Dsuzu_IsoJpt1.0, whole genome shotgun sequence:
tagatttttttaatttgcatattatatttttggatttttatGGTGCACGCGCTTGACAACAGCTGAGGGATATGGCTCTtctatttttgtttgttttggcAATTTCGTTTGTTTCCGATATTGCCAAATCATAGCTTAGGCATTTCAATCATTCTGGTGCGGCTAGGCATGCTAATTTTTTAGGCTCGGCactttttgatttattttatgtgAGGTGTTAAAGATGGTGTCTAATGATACTCTGATTTTTATTGGCGCCAGAAGCATATGATTAGGTTTATAGGCGAGTTTATTTTAGAAATCCGGTTTTTTAGTTCGAATTTCGTCATGTTGCGTTGAGGGAAGTTCTTATTTAGGGTAAGAATACTTGAGGGCGAGAGAATAACTATATCTAGATCTGCCAAGGGTAACTGTTTTGTCAAGCAGTTCCTTTCATTAAATCTCTTTAGCCTATCCCTATATTTCAGATGAAAcaatttttcatatattttagTTATCACATATTAAGTCAGTTGACATGcgattttttctatggtaaaCTTTCCTTGTTATTTGTGAACTTTAATTGAACAACACTAATCCATCGCAATGGTCCAggtatttttatgtttttatcatCATTGATTTAGCTTTGAAGCCCAGTGCTAAGTCAAGTCAAAAGGCAAAACCTGCAGATGACCCACTTCGAGCTTATAATGAGGTCGTGCAAAACTTAATAAAGAACTGGGAGGCGCCCGTTATCTTGCTTAGAGAACGAGGTTTCCTACCCAAAAACTACGAGGATACGTCGAAAATCAAACCCAACTTAGATGCTTTGATGCAGCGAATGGAGAGGGACAAAAGGGATCAAACCAATGGCAAAGACATCATTGTAAAACCCAGAGAAATGCGGGAAACAAAGCGGCCAAAAAAAGCCCAAAGAAATCATAGGGGCTCTTTAGCATCCTCGGGATCTATGCTTTCAAGCTTGGAGCAGTTGAAAGTCTTAGATAGCAAGGCGAAGTCCAATGCCAAGATGAACGACCAGGAGCTACAACTGCTGGCAATGAAGCGGCGCTTGGAACAGTTGCAAGAAGAAGCCGCCAGTCAGGATCTACCAGGATATCGCAGGCAGATCAAACTATTTCCAAGAACCAAGGATCCTGTGAAGCCTGCGCAAAGCTACGATGAAGTATTGCAGCGAATGATTGAGAAGACGAGTCCACACTCTAAACATCACTCCAATTCGCATTTAGAAAAATTCACCTCTGGAGTCAACCACAAATCTACTAATGTGCAATTGGGTTCCAGAGAAGAACAACTGTTGAGTACAATGCCAATTAGTTTGAGTACGTATAGAGCGCACAGCTATCTGCACAGTCTAATTGATAAACCCGCCATTGATCTGCCTAAATCTAGTCGAGAAGAAGCCCAGAAAATCAAAGATGACGCGGCGGCACCTAACTTGGAATCGGAATTGGCGGCGCCCAGGTATCTGAATTGGGACATGAAAAAAGGGCGACTCGACCATTACTCAATCGCTGAGAAGGAGGCCTACTTGAATCAGTTGGTTAGAGTGTTTGGGCAAAACCTGGTCTTGAAGGAGACCCAGCCAAAAAAGGGATGACCCGTCTTCCTAGAACCACACAACGCACTCCATAACGATCACATTAATTATCTCAAAATGATTCGAAATATATGATCTCCGTTCAATGAGTCATAATCCATTTGGAATCCGTGCCATGCACAATAATTATagccatttccatttcccatttaTTGATGATCAACAATGATCCTACGTCATATCAATGGCATCAGCATGATGATTTGGATTCCGCTTGTTTACCTTGGGTGAGAAGGCAAAGAAATCACAGGATATTTCTGTTTACCATTTGTCAATACAcatgaacatttttttttcaatgttGACCCAAAATATTGATTCGTCGAGCATATGGAAATAAGAGGTCAATATATGATTTCGCATGACTACGTGTGAACAATATGTTTTGTTTGATGTTCTTTTTACGGCATATATATATCGCAATGTTTTCGGGAGCAATGACATAAACACAAAACGTTAGCTTACAATGCTTTTACAAAGCTTTAAGTGCTTTCAATACTTCTTACTATTTCATTCTGAAAACTATATTTTCCCTTTAATTAAGATTTTTCTAACCAcgaaaaaacaaatatatcgtaatattttgaaataatatttattgcaTTTCATAAACAAGAAAGTTACTCGTTTGATATTGCCACCACGGAACTTAGAGAATAAGTATTATAGGGGAGAGATCCTTAACTTTGGCTTCCCACCGCATTGTAGATTGGTCTAGAATTCAACTAGGCGCCTGTCTTAAGGAAGCGCTAATACTGTATTATATGCGTGTTTCAATAAACTGAGTGGATATTATTAGTTGAGATTATCCCGTGAGGCCGATGCCTTACGAACAACCATTGGAGATTTTCGTGGGGACCTCTGCTCCagtggctgctgctgcaagTTCACGTGGTCCAACTCGTTTTCCGGGGAAGGAGAGGATCCGGCTCCGGAATTTCGTCGAGAGGACGAGGTCCGAACGTTGGTGTCCAGATGTCGAAAGCTTTTGTAGAGAGAAGACACTTAATGTTATAAAATTCTAGATAGGCTATTATACAAGTTTGTCCTAAAATATTTGTGTTCTTGGTCTCTCTGTTTATACAATAtgatctataaaaaaaaagctGGAATCACTTTGCTTTACAGTCCTCTACACATTTTCAATTTGCTTTGGTCtgttaaagttatgtattatTACTATATAAAAAACTATAGATATCTTTCAAACCTAAAAAACGTTACCAAAGAAATACAATTAtcttaatttaattgaacttTTAATGACATATCCGATTTGATATTTGATCAATGATATTTTGAACAATACTCACCGCAAAGAGACATTACTGCCCTTCTCCTCGTTGCTGTTGAAGAGGAAGGCTAGCGGCCAGGATATCCATGAGTTGTGGTCCACCGAGCTCTGGGTCCGAATAATAGGGGCACTGCCGCGGCTCACCACTGGCGAAGGCAGCTCCATGGATAGCTTGGGTGTGCCCGCCTTGTTGATGGCCGGGTTGTAGATCTTCGGATCGCTGACCATGCGCACGAAGAAGGAGCGCTTCTGGGCCAGCGTGTCCTGCTTCTTGCGGTTCATGATCTCGGAGAGCTCGTCGTGCTGCTCCTTCTCCAGCAGCTCGTTGGCGAAGTCCACAATGATGTCCCAGGCATAATCGATGTCCTCGGCAGTGGCATTCTGGGCCACGGCGCAGAAGCGGATGATGTAGCGATCCCCCACGCTGGCCGGAACCATGTGCAGTTTTCCAGACTCGTTGATTATGCTCAGCAGCTTCTCGTTCAGCTTGTCGGTTCCCTTTAGCCGGAAGCAGACCAGACCCAGCTAAAAGAATCCAAATTCGGGCTATAATGTTTCATCGCACATATAAATAGTACTAGATATTAACTAAAATATGGACGATGGCGATTAAACGATTGGTTACTCTTATTTGTGAAGCAAGGATACCCTAAgcacattgattttaaatatttctttctcCATGAATTTCCGTGATCCGTTGTATCAATTCCAACTAAAATGTTTCCAGACAAATAGATAACAGTAtaattatttcttttaaaaaccGATCCCTTACTTAGTAATAACTAAGTAATCTGtagcatttaaatataaatgtttccAGACAAAAGGATACCTGAAAAATTCTCTCTTTAAGAAACTTTCCCTTgtttattaataatatatcATTCAAAGATCACCAACAAAAGTTAATTTCTCAATAATAAACTTTCTTAGACCTTTAGTTATTATTAATAGTGTTTATTTATTGAGATACATGTTAATAAGAATGGTGAACACAGAAACCTGATAACCTAATATGTATGGATGTTATTAATTGATTCATAAGACATGTAATAAGAAATACAAAACTAATAATAGATCCGCTACCAAATCGATCACTCTATTGAGTTGGGCACGCTTACGCTCAATGGGTAGGAAACATATGTCAGTCGCTGACTCGATGAATCACTTGTGCCTGTCTCTGAGTGATTTTCTATGGCAATTATGCCAAAACACTTCTGTTGCCAAACCAAATCGAAGCGAAAAAGAAATCAATTTTTTTGCGTCAGTTTCTTTCCGGAATTTGGCGTGTAGTTGCGCACGTTTGCTCGAATTGCCAGGCGGGTGTGAACAAGTTCACGTCTTCGACAGAGTTAGGCACCGATATTTGCGTTACTCGCCAATCAATTTACCAATTATAGCTGGGGCCCTTGGAACGGTCCGCACAATGGAACCACACACCCACAAGTTGCCTCAATGAAAATCCCACACATTTCACAAAAGAGCTTTGAACCCTAAGCATGATTAATTAGTGGAAGAAATCGAATCGATCGAAATAATAAAAGGAAAAAGAAAGGAAACGAAATGTAACTCACCTTGACTTGATTACAGATCTCGAAGCGTTTATCTTGGAGCACAAGCTCTTCGAATCGCTTGGCCAGTTTGATATGGTGACGTATGTAGTGCTGTAGCCCGGAAATCCCATAAGAGCGCAAAACGAACCTGAAAATATGATCTTTGCTCAGGCATACACTCAGAATACATAATATTCAGGGCTCTTGGGTGCCAATTGTTAGTGATTTTTGGGATGGGAAATTAGCATTAAACGTTGATGTTTGACCATGTCATATTTTGGGGTATAGATTCGGCACACATGTATTTACAACTAAATCGCAAGCAAATACGGCGAGGGCACACTTGAGCTAAACAAGTAAACATACTTAACGCCACTCCAGGTCAATCCAAAAACAATTCACTTTTCGACAATGGTCAACAGACCCATCTATACCATACCCCTTACTCCGAAACCCATTCGCACTTGACTGTCGAGGGCCCATTTG
Protein-coding regions in this window:
- the LOC108018057 gene encoding uncharacterized protein, with protein sequence LNNTNPSQWSRYFYVFIIIDLALKPSAKSSQKAKPADDPLRAYNEVVQNLIKNWEAPVILLRERGFLPKNYEDTSKIKPNLDALMQRMERDKRDQTNGKDIIVKPREMRETKRPKKAQRNHRGSLASSGSMLSSLEQLKVLDSKAKSNAKMNDQELQLLAMKRRLEQLQEEAASQDLPGYRRQIKLFPRTKDPVKPAQSYDEVLQRMIEKTSPHSKHHSNSHLEKFTSGVNHKSTNVQLGSREEQLLSTMPISLSTYRAHSYLHSLIDKPAIDLPKSSREEAQKIKDDAAAPNLESELAAPRYLNWDMKKGRLDHYSIAEKEAYLNQLVRVFGQNLVLKETQPKKG